A stretch of DNA from Triticum urartu cultivar G1812 unplaced genomic scaffold, Tu2.1 TuUngrouped_contig_6859, whole genome shotgun sequence:
GTTGAGGGACCATTTCTATACTTTTGAAAAAGTTGAGACGAAAAATATACTTTTCCCTTTGTGCAATATGAGCAGAAATACGTCCAACAGTGACAACCGAGGACTCCCTCTGCCTACGTTAGGAGTCTTGTGATGCAAGGAAGCAAACCCCTCTATACTAATTACTGGTTTCACTTGTCCAAGTAAAACAAAGCTAAGCCAAGGACACACAATACAAACAGATTCAATAGCCGTTGTTCCGGGGGGATTGCAAAATCAAGGGGTTTATTGTAATAAAGGACAGGATAAGAAAAAGGTGGACAGGTGATTCTTCTGACAGCTTAATGACACAATTACAAACCAGTATATCAGACAAATAGTATCAAAGATTCTGTGATCAGGATCCTGTTGCTATAAGTTAAACATATTCTACTTGAACTATACTAAGTGTATCTCAAAGAGAATGCAAATCAACAATTACCTTCAGTAATGTGATGACAGCACCAACAGCTCTTCCAGGTGCCTGAAGACCCTTGTTGTGTGCCTACAAAATATTCAAACAGGATGTTTCTCCGGTCAGCCTATAAATACAGAGCGAAAAGAAGAGTTTTATTTCAGGAAAGATACAATCAAGCAAACCTGGAGAAAAAGTAGAGCAACGACTTTTGGGAGGAAGGAAACTGGATCAGTCTCTGAAGAAACTTGTGCTATCAAATCCTTCAATTCATACACGAAATTAAGGCGTCAGATAATTAGCACTAGAATTCAGCCATAAAGAAACTTAgcatgtatgaattatttattcaGCACATTATGCCATATTGAACATTAACGTCTTCAGACCCTACGAATCTATAAGAGCGCCTACTAGTCTAACAATCTTGGTAAATTTATATTATCATGGTGATTTTGACTTGCGTTCTGCTATTCCGTACTTGCACTATTTTGATGTTTAAAAACACAAGAAACAACTTTTTTTAACCATGGAAAATACCATATTTTCTTGGAAACAGAGATCATCCTGTGAGACACAGGGTTTTGAGAAGTGCTACCAGAATGGTTCAGGTTATTTGGGCGGTTTGCTAAGTTTAGAATTCGAACACACAAGAAACAATTAGTGTTATGGGGCATATCAAATAAGTGATGAATTGGTAATACACTCATTCCAGCTGAACTGGGGATCAAAGGGGAACGTTTAGGGCCTAAACCAGCGACAACTAAAAACCTGTTAAGCCCAGTTCGAGAAAGTCGGTTCTCGCTGGTTTTCCAGACGCTGTGGTGCTGCCATCAAGATAGAAGATAGCAAGAACATACCTTGCGGTAGGAATGCAGCATTGATCGCTCAAGTCTTTTATCAAGCTTCTTAAATAACAAGCCACTGAAAAAGAGAGTAAGCACTTCGATAATCCAGCCAATGTGGAAAGCAAGTACAAACATAAAATGTTACCTTTCCTCTGCTGTATCTCTTAAGGCGTCCATAAATGAGTCAAACCGCTGTTGTGGATTTTGAGGAAAAGGTTAGAAAGAGCTACAAAGTCCAGTTATATTTGAAGTTGTGGATCTCAAAGACATAGCAATAGTCACTTATTCATTTGTTATTTAGTGTATGCGTTTAGACAACAAAGAACTCACCAGTCATATGCTTAGGAACATACAGATTTTTTTATCAACTAGCAAAGAATAACAGATTGGTGAGGAAGATGCTTCTGACATGCAATCTTATATCTGAACTAGTGTGTCAGCCCTAGTATGAATTATGTACACATTCTGAAAAAAGAATTGACTACACAATATATCACTTATCTTCTCGTGTCAACATTTTTTCAGGATATATGCTGCATATTTACTTTATTagttactccctccgtaaactaatataagagcgtttagaatactaaagtagtgatctaaacgctcttatattagtttacagagggagtattacaGAATCAAACAATTGGTGTTCTAGAACACACAGAAAATTAGCATTAATAGGATTTCGTGGTTAATTTAGGcttcctttggttcataggatagaaatgttgtaggaataggaaaatcataggaagtgagatgacatgcatctcaattcctatagagaaagagatgtcatttgatgcataggataggaatttttccattgagtcttaGCTAATGttttttttcctccaaaatgtgaaggattgattcctatcctatataggaataggaatccattcctacaaaccaaagggtctcaaaggaaattttcctatgcaaatcctatcctatagaaatcctatgacattcctacaaaccaaaggaggccttacaGAAGGAAAGGATTTTTAAAGGATATAGACAGCATAGAAGAAATTGTGAATGTTGGGTATTTATAACATAGCATCCTGGCAAGCTGGTAATTAATATAATGCAGGAAGCTTCATGGAAGAACTTCATCTATATAAAGATTCATTGCCTCAAAATTGTTGAGTATTTTATCATGTTAAGCATCTAAACGTCTGCTCTACCCAAGAGACCCAGACATAGTTTTGTGGTATGTTAGATTGTTAACTGCATGTGCTAGCATATTATAAGAATTTAAGCTGCTATGCATACTAGATTTAGAACAAGAAAAATACAGAATAAAGGAGTTCAAGTCTTCAATCAATTCATCAAACAGTATTTCTTGGTTACAGACAAACCTTTCCCTCCAGTGCTTCAACTAAAGCTTGAGCCTTCGATGACAATTGCCCAGGAAGATCCTTTGCCTGATGTTTTTTAATAGAAAGCAAACCCATGAGGTTAAACCAAATGATATCTTCATTCAGGATTGACACAGGAAAACATTAAATAATATATGGAAAAATGAAACAAGTGAATTGTACCAGAAAAGTGCGGTCAGTAGTGCTCAGCTGAGCATGCTGTTCTTCACTGTCTTCATACTCCATTCCATTCTTCAATTTGTTGTCCCTATCCTATTGGTTGTTCAGTGTAAAGTACATGTACTAGTCAGAGAAGTAGGTTACAAAACCTTTTAAACGATTCAGATTTGAAATAGGAGCTATAAGCTAGTCCCAGTTTCTTAGTTCATCACGCAAGAAAGGTCGCTAGTAGGGAAGTAACACAATCAGGGACGCATGTTATTTTAAGGGTTCTGTTGCAACTGTAAAATTAAAGCCAAAATGGATACATCACAGAAATTATTTATGAAATATAATATTGCAGGCAACCATACTGTGTGAGCTTATAGAAGTTACCAGACTAGATAAAATCTTGTCGACTATTGGAGTACCCATAGTTCTTAGCAGATGCTTGTGTAATATGCCCTGCAAACAAGAAAACAGGTAAAGAAAGGACGGTAAGTAAAGGCTGCTAATGTATTGAGTAGCAAGCGATCTTGTGAGAACAATGCACATAGGCTATAGTAGCTTACAGAGGTAGCAGGATCATCCTCAAACACATCTAGAGCTTTTTCATAGAGTTGCATATCAAGGACAGCCTGACGATGGCAAAGAATAATATTGAAAAAAGTTAGATGATCTAGCACCAGAAGAGAAATGCAGGAAAGCAATTTAAAATACAGTAGCAATGTCGAACAATTTCAAGGCTATCCAGAAACTATAGTACAGAAAGGAAGCACAAAGAAAATGGGATGCAAAAGCAGATTACCTCATCTAGCTGCTTTTGCAGATTATCAAGTACACTTCGCCTCCTTTCAGCGTTTTCTGACAGCATGGTGTTCCTTTTCTTCTTCCATGCATCAATAAGCATTGGCCTCAGGTGAGAGGACAATAATTTAATTGGGCCATTTAAGTCGTCTGAGCCTAATGTTGGTTTCAAAAGTTAGGAAATTTGTAGAAGCACAATTTCAACTGAATAGAAACAACAAGGTTAATCTTATCTAGTTTCCTGACCTCCCAACTCTTCTAACTCTGGAGCAACAGCCAAAACCTTTTGCTCTATCAACTCATCGGGGAAGATATTTGTGTTCTCCTCTTTTGGTTTCTCTGGTGCCTTTTTACCACCGCGCTTCGCATCACCTGAAGAACCAGTGTCCTTGTTTTTCCTATGAGCTTTCTTGCCCTTTACAGGGATGATTTCTTCATCATCATCCTTCTCAACTGCTCCGCCTTTGACAGACCCCGTAGCTTTTCCACGTTTCTTCTTTGGTCCTCTGTCTGATGAAGCACCTGTACTGCTGGCGTCGTTATCACCAAAGTCTTTTGTGTCTGAGTACTGGACAGATCCTGCCCTATGCTCGCTACTTGAATTCATATTCACGGGCGTTCCTTGACCAGCACTATGTTTAATACCAAAGGAGTCGATCTCTTTCTCAAGTTGATCAAAAATACCCTGAAATGGACCGAAGAACAGACAAATTGCACTCGTTTGAGAGGTATAATGGGATAGTGCATACATAACTGCAGATTAACACAGGTTCAACAAGCAGATTCTAACAATTCACCTTAATGAACACATTGCTGAAGACACATGATTCTCCAAATAGCACTGCTTTTGAAGACTGCAAAGAAAGATTTTTTTAATGTGTGGCCATTTATGAAAAGTACACAAATTTCTATTACTTTAAATATGCCAACCTTGGCTGCCTTCTGAAAAGATGGACAAAGAGACAATATCTTGGTTGCATCAGGGCCACTGATATATGATGGAAGGATCGAAAGAGAATCAATCCTGAAAAAATAAAGGGTATCTTGTAGCAATGAAAACTTGAGAGGTGCTTAGCTTGGCAGAAAAAGGGATTACTAACAGTCAATAGGAAAGGCGCAAAGCTGCACAAAATGTTGAGACACCCTGTGAAGTCTCAACTACTTCAATGAACTGATGTAACTAATTAATCaattcatatatcttgctatcgcTTGGTCAGTTTACTCCCTTTGCTCTACTCTGATGTAGGTCATAACTCATAAGTCATACACCTGTCACATGCCATAACAGGATGCAGTGTGTGTGATGGGTGGTCTAGGCCCTGAACCTTGTTATCCTGGTGCTGTAATGGCGTGGAGAAAAGGGAGTGCAGGGGAAGCAATAGAAAATGTTGACTTGTTTGCGCCTTATTGATAATTCCATCCTTCAAACGGATGAGTTACAGCTCAAAGTGGGATCCAACCAACCTAGTCTTTTCCCCTAACTTTATCTCTAACCTAAAGTCCTAACTTAACGGGCATGGAATAGGATGCTGCCTGCTTAGATGCACCGCCGTTGGCTTGTAAACCAGCTACAGAGGCCCCGGTCCCATGTTGACACTGGTAGGGAATTCCCCACATGACAAACCAGTTTTATTTGTTCCACACCATGCGTACAGGGACTATCAAACAGAACTGGAAGGCTCATTTTTCAGAATGCATGCCAACTTAGGACATCATAGCATATAACGGTGACAAATAGCAACGAAACCTTGAAACCAGACATGACATTTAACAATACCATTGTCCATTCTCGATTGCGTCACCCACAGCAGCATCTAGCATATCGACAACAGAAGGAtgtacaaaaacagcctccagtGCAATGCCATCTGGATATCTGGCCTGTAGAAGATAATAAGATAGTCAATACAAACAAACAGGTGTTGCATTTTGAACAGTGAAGGAATATTGACAGCTTCAAGTGTACCTCTAAGTACTGTTTAGGCTGGGGAATTGCGAGTTTCTGAAGTACTTCGTACCCAATATAAGAGTTCTGTACAGAAAATGAAAAGTCAAACAAATGGAAGGATATAAGGCATAACAATAATGCAAAGTATGTGATCCGAACACAATTGCTTATCAATGCCGATTGCTAAATATCAGACCAAGAGATTTTCGTATGATTTTATATGGGAGTAAAACTGTGTGGGATTATGTGGAAGAACTAGATCAGTAGTCATACAAAGGTGTGCACATGAAGCAGTTGAGATCTTGTCTAGATTAATACACGTGTTTCTGTGAAGCCTACTCATGCTACCAGCTCGAAATTATTTAGTTGTATTAACATGTTAAATAATAGGAATTAAAGTGTAAGCTAGAGATGCCTCAACCTGTGAAAAAAATGCATCAACGCTTTCCTTTTGAGCATGAGCAAATACCTAGCAAAGAAAGAAAAGCACAACATTAAAACATAGTTTACGAATTAGATATATGAATTGAAAAGCAGAACTTACAGCTGGTGTCCAATGTACTCCGGCACGGACAGACCCAAGTACAGCACCTTCTTTTAGCAAGGCAACAAAAATGGACTGGAAGAATGAACCTTCCACTGAAACTCCATTAGCACCGTGCATTTCTTGGAGCTGTTGCTGCAAGGAGTTCCAGACAGATGGCAAGTTTGTCGGAACTGTTAAACCCCTTGTCGCACCACGGACCATGGCAGTAATTCGGGAGACGTATGCTGGAGTGTATAGCTGGCCACCTTCTAGCCTTCCATGCACCTGGAAGGATTTATAGAAATAGTACCTTTTTGGTTGAACGAAAGCAGCAAAGGAAAAGACCATTCAAAACATGAGATAGCACAGCAGGCTTACAATAGTTCCAAGCCGAGGCTCGAGAATATTGAGGACCAGCTCTGAGCCAATGTGTAACTGTGCAGCAATCTCAGCCAAGGCAATCTGGCTGCGCTCTTGCAACTTCTCATTTATCTCTTCTGTCACAGTGTCCCAGTAAGACTGTGACATGATCTCCGCGTTGATCAACATCAGGGCCGGATCCTCCGTGACGACCTTTTGTGCCTGCCTCTCAATATGGTAAAGATCCACCCCCAGGGTATCTGATAAATCGACTAGTGATGCACGCCCTCGCTTCTTGATCTCCACCTTAATCTCATGCTTCAAATGGTCCTGCCACACCACAGATCGCCATGGATGAAGGATCAGCTAAAATCTGCCCATTCTTGGTTGCGCAAGTGTGTTAAACACAACTAAGGCAGACAGACATTATCACAGCAATTTATAGCAATATACCAGAGGAATTTCTAGACAAAGCTCCTCCAGAACTTTATTAAGCCCGAGCTATTCAAACACGCAATTAAATCAAAATCTCTCATCTGTCTGGCTGTATCTATGGCAAATTGCCAGGAAGAACAGAACAATTTCCTTTGCTGAACACTTGAGCAACTCTACAAGATTGCAAAAGGGACTGGAAACAGATGTACTACTGAATCTAAACCCATCACTAATTTACTTCACAGAAATACCACTAGCTGCTGTGACAGTATATCAATTTGTCATCAATACTCTAAATTTAAACCATCCTTCAGAAGTGATAACCTACTACATACACGAAGATGAAATTCACCTCTCTGCACTAGAATTCCAGGGTTTAGATTTTGATAGCACCCGTAATTTCAACGCCGATAATCAAATCCAGGGTAAGTTCTCCACGCTCCATCACACTGGAGTGAGTCTAGTTCAACCCCTCCCCCCGCACAGAAACGAATCTGGTTCCCGACAGACCGAGAGGGGACTGGGGACTAGTACTAGAGAGAATGGGATGCGTGTGTGTACGGGGAGGGGGGGAGACGGGGCTTACGGATGTGATGTACTCCTTGCCGGAGACGGTGTGGAGGAGCTCGAAGTCGATGAGGCCGCGCTCCTGCAGCTTCTGCACGAGCTCCACCACGTTGCGCTCCGACAGCCGCACGCTCGACCGCGCGCTCTGCGCCGCCTCCAGCTGCCGCTGCAGCTCCAGGAGTTCCGCGTCCATCGCTCCCCCCGCGCCTTCGCTGCCGGCGCGATCCGCTGCTGTGTCGCCGGAGACGGGGAGGGGGGCGGTTTGCCGAGATCGATCGAGCCGTCGACGGAGTTGGGGGTCACGCGATTCGACTTGCCGGAGGGGGACAACGAAGGGGCCTCT
This window harbors:
- the LOC125531178 gene encoding E3 UFM1-protein ligase 1 homolog (The sequence of the model RefSeq protein was modified relative to this genomic sequence to represent the inferred CDS: added 198 bases not found in genome assembly); the encoded protein is MDAELLELQRQLEAAQSARSSVRLSERNVVELVQKLQERGLIDFELLHTVSGKEYITSDHLKHEIKVEIKKRGRASLVDLSDTLGVDLYHIERQAQKVVTEDPALMLINAEIMSQSYWDTVTEEINEKLQERSQIALAEIAAQLHIGSELVLNILEPRLGTIVHGRLEGGQLYTPAYVSRITAMVRGATRGLTVPTNLPSVWNSLQQQLQEMHGANGVSVEGSFFQSIFVALLKEGAVLGSVRAGVHWTPAVFAHAQKESVDAFFSQNSYIGYEVLQKLAIPQPKQYLEARYPDGIALEAVFVHPSVVDMLDAAVGDAIENGQWIDSLSILPSYISGPDATKILSLCPSFQKAAKSSKAVLFGESCVFSNVFIKGIFDQLEKEIDSFGIKHSAGQGTPVNMNSSSEHRAGSVQYSDTKDFGDNDASSTGASSDRGPKKKRGKATGSVKGGAVEKDDDEEIIPVKGKKAHRKNKDTGSSGDAKRGGKKAPEKPKEENTNIFPDELIEQKVLAVAPELEELGGSDDLNGPIKLLSSHLRPMLIDAWKKKRNTMLSENAERRRSVLDNLQKQLDEAVLDMQLYEKALDVFEDDPATSGILHKHLLRTMGTPIVDKILSSLDRDNKLKNGMEYEDSEEQHAQLSTTDRTFLAKDLPGQLSSKAQALVEALEGKRFDSFMDALRDTAEESGLLFKKLDKRLERSMLHSYRKDLIAQVSSETDPVSFLPKVVALLFLQAHNKGLQAPGRAVGAVITLLKDKLPASTFKVLTEYHATTVKVLALQAAATGDEDDCASDRMLEKKEDLEERLMPELKSLALGTSKE